From Ipomoea triloba cultivar NCNSP0323 chromosome 5, ASM357664v1, the proteins below share one genomic window:
- the LOC116019236 gene encoding uncharacterized protein LOC116019236: MAKLSPRGVSLLRSFSSFLCAPPATSPLLHTNKLNIFFSYTTMDKTPQESIKDQLREGYNKETSEYNASDNILPHIFNIYASRATPQDFEIYAPDATFEDPLMCAHGVSQIKSAFYSLGKIFSESRIVEYSLTENEISPGKKEILIDNKQYYKFMGRDINMVSLIKLYTDGGKVVRHEDCWDKKPLRNQNTVTLPLVGRMFELSRRASMLATHAVMGFGRDPPNPVM, from the exons ATGGCCAAGCTTTCTCCACGTGGCGTCTCTCTCCTGCGATCTTTCTCCTCCTTCCTCTGCGCTCCTCCAGCTACTTCGCCATTGCTTCACACCAACAAGCTCAATATATTCTTCTCCTATACCACCATGGACAAAACCCCACAAG aatCCATAAAGGATCAGCTCAGAGAAGGGTACAACAAGGAAACCAGCGAGTACAATGCTTCAGACAATATACTCCCTCACATTTTCAATAT CTATGCATCACGTGCAACACCTCAAGATTTTGAAATTTATGCTCCTGATGCAACCTTTGAAGATCCTCTTATGTGTGCACATGG GGTAAGCCAAATCAAATCCGCATTCTATTCACTTGGCAAG ATTTTCAGTGAATCAAGAATTGTTGAATATAGCTTGACAGAAAATGAGATATCTCCTGGAAAGAAAGAG ATACTAATTGATAACAAGCAATACTACAAGTTCATGGGTAGAGACATCAATATGGTATCGCTCATCAAGTTGTACACTGATGGAGGAAAGGTTGTTCGCCATGAAGATTG TTGGGATAAGAAACCACTCCGGAACCAGAACACGGTGACGCTACCACTTGTTGGGAGGATGTTCGAGCTCTCGCGTAGAGCCTCGATGCTGGCAACTCATGCAGTGATGGGGTTTGGAAGGGATCCACCAAATCCTGTCATGTAA
- the LOC116019306 gene encoding transcription repressor OFP13-like: protein MTKKMKLPSIFKTKADQMNAWQWPSCAHAKTLSFRADAGIFKTVNSVYLDPAAVDDGVDTPESCFTNTSESASFSTGESDDERIIVTGVRSDRLFFDRADTSSSIAAAAAAATPPENQENHEEEEEAPFAASVVMAMDSDDPYADFKKSMEEMVESQGMRDWESLQELMGWYLKMNGKVNHGFIVGAFVDLLIQLTSSSSSSSSSSPKTFHDFPSNVVSTSYSSALSTLSSPPTSPLSSLDLKEIHEQG from the coding sequence ATGACCAAGAAAATGAAGCTCCCTTCCATTTTCAAGACCAAAGCAGATCAGATGAATGCTTGGCAATGGCCTTCTTGCGCCCACGCCAAGACTCTGTCTTTCCGGGCGGACGCCGGAATCTTCAAGACCGTCAACTCCGTCTACCTCGACCCCGCCGCCGTGGACGACGGCGTCGACACCCCGGAGTCCTGCTTCACCAACACCTCCGAATCCGCCAGCTTCTCCACGGGGGAATCCGACGACGAGCGGATCATCGTGACCGGGGTCAGGTCCGACCGCCTCTTCTTCGACCGCGCCGACACCAGCTCCTccatcgccgccgccgccgccgcggcaACCCCgccggaaaatcaagaaaatcacgAGGAGGAAGAAGAGGCGCCGTTCGCGGCGAGCGTGGTGATGGCGATGGATTCCGACGACCCGTACGCGGATTTCAAGAAATCGATGGAGGAAATGGTGGAGAGCCAGGGGATGAGAGATTGGGAATCGTTGCAGGAGCTTATGGGCTGGTATTTGAAGATGAACGGAAAGGTTAACCATGGCTTCATTGTTGGGGCTTTTGTGGATTTGCTTATTCAACTaacctcatcttcttcttcatcttcttcttcttcccccaAAACCTTCCATGATTTTCCATCCAACGTCGTCTCCACTTCATATTCATCTGCACTCTCTACTCTCTCATCTCCACCCACTTCTCCACTCTCATCCTTAGATCTCAAGGAGATTCATGAACAAGGATAG